The following are from one region of the Nostoc cf. commune SO-36 genome:
- a CDS encoding DUF1206 domain-containing protein → MTLPNPPLEPIKQPGKEITSLPWFERLARLGYAAKGVVYFIIGLLATQAAIGSGGKTTNTTGALKAIVVQPFGKFLLGIVTLGIIGYVLWRLVQTFFDPEKSGKPINVKRIAQRIGYAISALGYTGLALTSVKLIMGSVVGDSDSTEDWTIYILAQPLGRWLVALAGMMVVSVGLSYLYSASRYYAIQLFLLPLS, encoded by the coding sequence ATGACACTACCCAATCCACCCTTAGAACCAATTAAACAACCAGGTAAAGAAATAACTTCTCTCCCTTGGTTTGAGCGACTAGCACGATTAGGATACGCAGCAAAAGGTGTTGTTTACTTTATTATTGGTTTATTAGCAACTCAAGCAGCCATTGGTTCTGGTGGTAAAACCACAAATACAACTGGTGCGTTAAAGGCAATTGTTGTCCAACCTTTTGGAAAATTTTTGCTAGGTATCGTTACCCTCGGAATTATTGGGTACGTACTTTGGCGTTTAGTTCAGACGTTTTTTGATCCTGAAAAAAGTGGAAAACCAATTAATGTTAAACGAATTGCCCAACGCATTGGTTATGCTATCAGTGCTTTAGGTTATACAGGTTTGGCTTTGACATCTGTAAAGCTGATTATGGGTTCAGTCGTTGGCGATAGCGATTCAACTGAGGATTGGACAATATATATCTTGGCTCAACCCCTTGGGCGATGGCTAGTAGCACTGGCAGGGATGATGGTAGTTAGTGTTGGTCTTTCTTACCTTTACAGCGCTTCCCGCTATTATGCAATACAGCTTTTCTTATTGCCTCTCTCCTAA
- a CDS encoding DUF1206 domain-containing protein: MGRFGIAARGIVFGIIGIFLMLAAIQSDGTQARGLGGALAVLTQHPFGLWLLGIVGLGLIAYGIYSGIEARYRHIANL, from the coding sequence ATGGGTAGATTTGGCATTGCTGCCCGTGGCATTGTTTTTGGCATTATCGGCATTTTCTTGATGCTGGCGGCAATTCAATCTGATGGCACTCAGGCTAGAGGGTTGGGTGGTGCATTAGCAGTTCTGACACAACACCCCTTTGGTCTTTGGCTTCTGGGTATAGTGGGTTTGGGTTTGATTGCTTATGGCATCTATTCAGGAATAGAGGCTCGCTATCGGCATATTGCTAATTTATAA
- a CDS encoding alpha/beta fold hydrolase produces the protein MPSKIRSQPYFLTTQFSNPNYPLLVFLPGMDETGKELMYIQTAGLEAAFDVRCFVIPPDELTSWDQMTEQVVSLTKIELEKVPRSPVYLCGESFGGCLALKILEKYPQLFTKIILINSASSFHRVPWLNLGSLLFPYTPQFFYKISSFLSLPFLANLSQISPAASIALSKSTSSAPKETANQRLSLMREFNIDENKLSQITQPVLLIASKNDRLLPSEAEVKRLNNIFSNSQVITLPHSGHACLVERDINLFQILLSANFSVA, from the coding sequence ATGCCATCTAAAATTCGTAGTCAGCCTTATTTTTTAACTACCCAGTTTTCTAACCCTAATTATCCACTTTTAGTATTTCTACCTGGAATGGATGAGACTGGAAAGGAATTGATGTATATTCAAACAGCAGGTTTAGAAGCTGCTTTTGATGTACGTTGCTTTGTAATTCCTCCTGATGAGCTAACAAGTTGGGATCAAATGACAGAACAAGTAGTATCTTTAACCAAGATAGAACTAGAAAAAGTACCGCGTTCGCCTGTTTATCTTTGCGGTGAATCATTCGGTGGTTGTTTGGCGCTCAAAATATTAGAAAAATATCCTCAACTATTTACCAAGATTATTTTAATTAATTCTGCTTCTTCATTTCATCGAGTCCCTTGGCTAAATTTAGGTTCACTTTTGTTTCCTTACACACCTCAATTCTTTTATAAAATTTCTTCGTTTTTATCTTTGCCTTTTCTAGCTAATTTAAGTCAAATTTCGCCTGCTGCTAGCATTGCTCTTTCAAAATCTACCAGTTCTGCACCAAAAGAAACTGCTAATCAACGACTATCTCTGATGAGAGAATTTAATATTGATGAAAATAAATTATCTCAAATTACTCAACCTGTCTTACTAATTGCTAGTAAAAATGACCGACTTTTGCCTTCAGAAGCAGAGGTTAAACGTTTAAATAATATTTTTTCTAATTCTCAGGTAATAACTTTACCCCATAGCGGTCATGCTTGTTTAGTTGAAAGAGATATTAATCTCTTTCAAATTTTATTATCCGCTAATTTTAGCGTTGCTTAA
- a CDS encoding zinc-dependent alcohol dehydrogenase, producing the protein MKAVVFHGIGDIRLYNVPEPKIKELTDAIIRLTSSAICGTDLHMIRGTFTGMKPGTILGHEGVGIVEEIGSNVRNLKIGDRVVVPSTIACGYCCYCRTGYHAQCDNANPHGHNAGTAFFGGPEAAGPFDGLQAEYARIPYANAGLVKLPKEVTDDQAILLSDIFPTAYFGADIAEITPGDTVAIFGCGPVGQFAIVSARLFGAGRIIAVDTIPSRLEMARDLGAEIIDYNAEDPIEAIRELTGGVGVDRAIDAVGVDANAPDSGPAAKKARQEAQQFQQQLQQIAPKTNPQNGNWHPGNAPSQVLEWAVQALAKAGTLSIIGVYPPTHNFFPIGTAMNKNLTINMGNCNHRKYIPTLVDLVRNGTVDPTKVLTQVEPLMSAIDAYKAFDQRQPGWVKVELVPGAALANV; encoded by the coding sequence ATGAAAGCGGTTGTTTTTCACGGAATCGGAGATATTCGATTATATAACGTACCAGAACCAAAAATTAAAGAACTAACTGATGCCATTATTCGGCTGACCTCTAGTGCAATTTGTGGCACGGATTTACACATGATTCGTGGAACATTCACGGGAATGAAACCCGGTACAATTCTGGGACATGAAGGCGTTGGTATTGTTGAAGAGATTGGCTCCAATGTACGGAATTTGAAAATAGGCGATCGCGTTGTCGTTCCCTCGACAATTGCCTGCGGCTACTGTTGTTACTGCCGCACAGGATATCACGCTCAATGTGATAACGCCAATCCCCACGGGCATAACGCCGGGACAGCTTTTTTTGGAGGCCCAGAAGCAGCAGGCCCCTTTGATGGATTGCAGGCGGAATATGCTCGAATTCCTTATGCCAATGCAGGGTTAGTAAAATTACCAAAAGAGGTTACAGACGACCAAGCAATTCTGTTGTCTGACATCTTCCCTACGGCATACTTTGGAGCCGATATTGCAGAGATCACACCAGGGGATACAGTTGCCATATTTGGCTGTGGCCCTGTTGGGCAGTTTGCGATCGTTAGCGCCAGATTATTCGGTGCAGGACGCATCATTGCAGTGGATACAATTCCCTCACGTTTAGAAATGGCGCGTGATTTGGGTGCAGAAATCATTGACTATAATGCCGAAGATCCAATTGAAGCAATCCGCGAACTAACTGGAGGAGTTGGTGTGGATAGAGCGATCGATGCAGTTGGTGTAGATGCTAATGCTCCTGACAGTGGCCCAGCAGCCAAAAAAGCACGACAAGAAGCACAACAATTTCAACAACAGTTACAACAAATTGCCCCTAAAACCAATCCTCAAAACGGCAATTGGCATCCAGGTAATGCTCCTTCTCAAGTATTAGAGTGGGCAGTTCAAGCATTAGCCAAAGCTGGTACACTCTCAATTATTGGAGTTTATCCCCCCACCCATAATTTCTTTCCCATCGGCACAGCAATGAACAAAAATCTCACAATCAACATGGGCAATTGTAATCACCGCAAATATATTCCTACGTTGGTGGATTTGGTTCGTAATGGCACAGTAGACCCCACAAAAGTCTTAACACAGGTCGAGCCGCTAATGTCAGCTATTGATGCATATAAGGCATTTGACCAACGGCAACCAGGTTGGGTGAAGGTAGAATTAGTCCCTGGAGCAGCTTTAGCTAATGTTTAG